Proteins from one Oenanthe melanoleuca isolate GR-GAL-2019-014 chromosome 1, OMel1.0, whole genome shotgun sequence genomic window:
- the FAM3B gene encoding protein FAM3B isoform X2, translating to MKLSQRSLLRLFGLLLVSLAAWYLGYFAAAHVPQNAVSIDALQEIVKKPVLKAPAPKRQKCDHWSPCPPGNFAYRILSGGGKQRRAKICFEDEQLVSEWNNDIGSGINIAIVNYKTGKLRSTNFFEMWSRDHSREMMNFIRNAPEGSLILMATHDDGSTRLSNDAKKLVEELGSKEIKNIKFRSNWVFIAAKGFKLPDNMEKEKINHSDKTKNRYKGWPAEIQIEGCIPRNLI from the exons aTGAAGCTGAGCCAGCGCT CTCTTCTGAGGTTATTTGGACTCCTGTTGGTATCCCTGGCTGCTTGGTATTTGGGATactttgctgctgctcatgTACCCCAAAATGCAGTATCTATTGATGCACTTCAAGAGATTGTAAAGAAACCAGTGTTGAAGG ccccagcccccaaGAGGCAGAAGTGTGACCACTGGTCTCCCTGCCCGCCAGGGAACTTCGCCTATCGCATCCTCAGTGGAGGTGGCAAACAGAGGAGGGCTAAAATTTGTTTTGAGGATGAGCA GCTTGTAAGTGAATGGAATAATGATATTGGAAGTGGTATAAACATTGCCATTGTGAATT ataaAACAGGAAAACTCAGGTCAACaaatttttttgaaatgtgGAGTAGAG ACCACTCAAGGGAGATGATGAATTTCATCAGGAATGCACCAGAAGGGTCCCTCATTCTGATGGCCACCCACGATGATGGCAGCACCAG GTTGAGTAACGACGCCAAAAAATTAGTAGAAGAACTGGGAAGTAAAGAAATCAAGAATATTAAGTTCAGATCAAACTGGGTTTTTATAGCTGCCAAAGGCTTCAAGCTGCCAGACaatatggaaaaagaaaag ataAATCACTCTGACAAGACGAAGAACAGATACAAAGGCTGGCCAGCTGAAATCCAAATAGAAGGCTGTATCCCAAGAAACCTGATCTGA
- the FAM3B gene encoding protein FAM3B isoform X1 produces the protein MLCCFTCPATPLSDCPSSWLLSAWHSLLRLFGLLLVSLAAWYLGYFAAAHVPQNAVSIDALQEIVKKPVLKAPAPKRQKCDHWSPCPPGNFAYRILSGGGKQRRAKICFEDEQLVSEWNNDIGSGINIAIVNYKTGKLRSTNFFEMWSRDHSREMMNFIRNAPEGSLILMATHDDGSTRLSNDAKKLVEELGSKEIKNIKFRSNWVFIAAKGFKLPDNMEKEKINHSDKTKNRYKGWPAEIQIEGCIPRNLI, from the exons ATGCTCTGCTGTTTTACATGTCCTGCCACACCTCTATCTGACTGTCCTTCCTCCTGGCTTCTCTCTGCCTGGCACT CTCTTCTGAGGTTATTTGGACTCCTGTTGGTATCCCTGGCTGCTTGGTATTTGGGATactttgctgctgctcatgTACCCCAAAATGCAGTATCTATTGATGCACTTCAAGAGATTGTAAAGAAACCAGTGTTGAAGG ccccagcccccaaGAGGCAGAAGTGTGACCACTGGTCTCCCTGCCCGCCAGGGAACTTCGCCTATCGCATCCTCAGTGGAGGTGGCAAACAGAGGAGGGCTAAAATTTGTTTTGAGGATGAGCA GCTTGTAAGTGAATGGAATAATGATATTGGAAGTGGTATAAACATTGCCATTGTGAATT ataaAACAGGAAAACTCAGGTCAACaaatttttttgaaatgtgGAGTAGAG ACCACTCAAGGGAGATGATGAATTTCATCAGGAATGCACCAGAAGGGTCCCTCATTCTGATGGCCACCCACGATGATGGCAGCACCAG GTTGAGTAACGACGCCAAAAAATTAGTAGAAGAACTGGGAAGTAAAGAAATCAAGAATATTAAGTTCAGATCAAACTGGGTTTTTATAGCTGCCAAAGGCTTCAAGCTGCCAGACaatatggaaaaagaaaag ataAATCACTCTGACAAGACGAAGAACAGATACAAAGGCTGGCCAGCTGAAATCCAAATAGAAGGCTGTATCCCAAGAAACCTGATCTGA